aaaagacaaatttccgccgattcagttggaagcgggtcaaatttgaactacagctgcctcatagtttgctatttattttttccaaaaattatttctaggtacataagtatctatttaatcagagaaacaccaaaaaaattccaaaattcaaccactagctaggaacggtcattcccgccgttttaaccgcattttgaaacgggcataaaaaattcaaaaaaatcaaaaaaattgggaaaccttcgcattgtgtcattatatgtggccaagttcccaggaaaaataacaaacttgtaatatggcaattattttaaaaaagtgttctcagaatgagctatcatctctgaagattcatggcttacaagccaaatgatcaatcttatggccacattcatggcatagtttattcaaatgatctcatattgtgcacaagggtgcatattggaatggcaaacaatgttgcctaaggaagttttcattttcgttggacgaaaaaaccattttccattttgcgagtgcccgaaaggaggtttttttgtgaaggaactaccaaataattgttgcaaaattggaccaaatcatttttataaaatactaggccatatttaatgcacaattgacaaaatggttgggtgtaaaaatttttgatccacctctcgtgaaaaagacaaattttcgccgattcatttggaagcgggtcaaatttgaactgcagctgcctcatagtttgctatttattttttccaaaaatcatttctacgtacataagtatctatttaatcagagaaacaccaaaaaaattccaaaattcaaccactagctaggaacggtcattcccgccgttttaaccgcattttgaaacgggcataaaaaattcaaaaaaaatcaaaaaattgggaaaccttcgcattgtgtcattatatgtggccaagttcccaggaaaaataacaaacttgtaatacgacaattattttaaaaaaatgttctcagaaatgagctatcatctttgaagattcatggcttacaagccaaatgatcaatcttatggccacattcatggcatagtttgttcaaatgatctcatattgtgcacaagggtgcatattggaatggcaaacaatgttgcctaaggaagttttcattttcgttggacgaaaaaatcattttccatttttcgagtgctcgaaaggaggttttttttgtgaaggaactaccaaataattgttgcaaaattggaccaaatcatttttataaaatactaggccatatttaatgcacaattgacaaaatggttgggtgtaaaaagttttgatccacctctcgtgaaaaagacaaatttccgccgattcagctggaagcgggtcaaatttgaactgcagctgcctcatagtttgatatttattttttccaaaaatcatttctagttacataaggacctatttaatcataaatacatggtttggtggcgatacgttgaggtttgggcggtggccgagggccccaactctagagcgcgtaaactcgcatgcccgccacgtggtcaccgcgtgaccgtggcgttgccatgtgttctgggcggcctaggcatgtctagtgggttggtcactccccaggttggtgctaggaagaaaattacaacataagattctcacgaggagaccaatcgatgctcaaacatgaattagcagccaagtgtttgattagcggtacgggaaatgtacatggctaatgggcgtgagttttggctgaggatgatcagttactaagaagaccgtcttcacaagttTTCAGCTTAAAAGGAGGAGCCtatgtggtacttgctttgcaagctaccacactggacataaatacgaatgttgaagctcagctcaaaataatgaatggattgagctggcatttggtggaggatggttatttgggcataggagagcactgtagaaaatggatactatttggagatgccaaagtggtacttccttcacaaactgttgttttgaacagaataggaaaatgaatatttttgaattatttttgaactaggaaaggaaggtttttacatatttgacaaagatatgacccaaagaatttatgagattttttggggaattttgggaattacagaaatataggttgcttcacaacctagggcaaaactgccacatggacatgacacataagcaaaactgatgaggtggcgcctagtcatagcaacccaccacaatttacaaggctatgaccatctatattggtcgttaacaactagaaataaggcagcggactagcgttgtttgctttatgaccatttcgtgtaaggaaattatgacctttctgaccaaaatggtcgcaatggtttagggtttggagcccctcgaacagcttttgaccaattggtctcaaatggtcataaatctatgaccaattcttccagggtcactgacagaaggtcataagttgacatatttcttgtagtggttgtTTCTATTCTTTGCAGGTCCCTGTAAAAAAGAGCTCAAATCCCGTAGATATGGAGGAAACGGGCTGCGGTTTGAAAGATCCCTAAAAAAATCCAAGATGAATGAATATACGAGATCTATTCAGGCCGACAAATTAGTCTCCGTCCCATAAACCAGCGGTTATTTTACGGGATGGCCCGGTTtgcgagatctaatagagatgctcTTATCATGGGAATCGGCAACAGATTTTTGTTTTCTTCCAAATGCTGTCTTGAACAATGCATTGCGTGCATGGGGTTCTATGCTTAGCAGTCCATTGCGTTTTGTTGATGTCCTTTCTGATGATTCGAACTTGGGATCTTCCTTTATAATATTGTAATAAGCTTTGCAATAGACTGCTTTTAATACCATGACAGGGTTGTAACCTTTTAGCAACCTTAAAACTGTTGTTTAGCAAAATCAATATTATACTTCAACTTATTTCTGTTCATCTCTTGTGCAGAGGCATAAATTTTGGCTACTCATGATGAGTCTGTCTTGAGTTGGTGTTTTGCCAATCTTCCAGTGATAAAAGATGATGCTAATCTAGATTGTGATTCATTTGGTGAAGCTCAACTAGCTTCAAATGTGCCGAATGAAGCTAAAGCAAACTATCCATGCCATTTTCTCTCTATCAGCATGCATTCATTACAATAAGCATGTCCATTCTCGGCCTGTTTCCACTTTAAAAGCATCTCCAATAGCAACATGTGTATGTTTGGTTAACTATATTACTAAAAATGGACACACATCAGCTaagcagtactccctccgtccggaaatacttgtcctaaaaatggataaaatggagatatctataactaaaataagtctagatacatccatttctaagacaagtatttccggacggagggagtacaaagaaagaaCACATCTTCCCAACATCACAATCTCAGACATACCCCCTCAAATCTCACAATAGGGGTGCAAAACTCCAGCCAGGTGCACAACCAAATACGCATGCACCAGTTGTTCATTCAAAGGTGCTTCAGAATGAAAACCAACACCCAAAACTTTCCTCAAAGGAGCTTTCAGAAAACTCACAACACTTCATGTGTGAAAAAACAAAACTTTCAGAAAACCAATActtacaaaaacaaaagaaaatatccCAAAATATTTACAGAACCAGGAGCAGCTGCTAACTAAAGGTGACCAGAACACTGAATCATCTTGACATTTCACAATGATTGCCACGCAAGGATCAAAGGTAAGATTCTGGCAAATAATGAAGCTATGGATGGACAGTATTTCTGTCAACCGATTGAGAttcagacaacgcacaaatcacaagAGCCTGGCTCAAAAGTGATCAGAGCAACATGCAGATTCTGCACAATCTTATCCAATAACCAGATAAGATATTGGTTGCTCACAAACTTTCAGAGTGCCACACCAAAATATGGGCTGCTAGAAAAGTAGGTCTATAATAAAATGGTAACTGCATTTCACAAATCAGAAGTACGACCTTCTAGGAATGTAGGTCACTGATGCTGAAATGAGATGCTCAAAGTGGGAAAGTTGGAAAAGGGTAGCAATTCAGTCGAATGGACCAAATTGACTGACGTGCTGCCATTACAGCGATGGACCTTATCTCCAAAGATCCTGTTTTATACTCATATAAAAGCTTTTATATTTTTAGTATTCAAAGATCCAGGGAGTAACATCAAATTCAACCTTAAAAGGTTTTTGTATTAAATATTCACGAATTGCCGATCTTTAAAAACTAGTTTCTTAAACAATTGAAACAAGCAGTCGAGCGCCCTTTTCAGGCTTCTCAAGCAACGCACTGGTAAACAATCTTCTGCAACCAAAAATTTTATACAAAGAAGCAGATGTTCGGCTATGAGATCACATAACCATAACCATATTGTCTTGAGACATCAACATCAAGTAGTCCCTGTTAGTATCATTTGCTTGACAAGGTTATCTCACTTGCTAAAATTAAAACCACAGAAATCACCATGGTCCTTTATGTGCACCAAAAAATTCTCAATATAGGTGAATTGTTCAGATTGTCGCTGTTATCCAGAAAGCTCGACATTTGAATGCCTCCACCCATGCTCCATCACCCTATTCTTGGGTATGGGCCCTGCTACTGAGGAAGTTACCGCTGGCCGCGACATAGCTaacttgttctttccatagctactTAGGTACGGGTACCTCACCGTCTAGTTGATCATGTCTCACAAAAACTACCACCAACCAGGAATGGAGGAGTATTATGAAtatcacggtgggcaccaaaaaaaGTTAGGATGTAAAATACAACTGCGAGAATTACCCAAAAAGCATCGAGCGTCTTCAGATATTAGCCTTCCTCAGGATCTCCGACTTAGAGAACTTCCCCTGCCCCTGAAATTCAAATAAAGTCAGTACAATTAGAACTAATGTTATATTGAATACATTGTTTTGCTGGGCATTACCATCAGCCACTTCACTTGTTTGTCTCCCAGTTTATCAAAGTGCTTTTTAAAGTAAGATGACTTCTTGGCCAGTTTCACATCATAACCTCTAGCATATGAACTTAGTATGCCAACAACCTCGCCCTTTAAGTTGAACACAGCAGCACCAGCAATCTTTTGAAGATGTTCCGCTACCAGTTTTGCTTCATCATCGTTTCTTGGTATGTGAAATAGGACCGTGTTTGTGCAAGTAAATGCAAACAAGTCTGCGGATCCTGGCTGAATAGTTCCCCCCCCCCTACCCATGGAAGTGCAATTATTTAACCTGGAAAGGCTATGAGTTAGTTTTAAGGTGAAGACAGTCCAAAGGGTGACTTTGAAAGTAGAAAAAAACTTACACAACATGTCCATCGAACATAGAAATTCCATCCATATAGGGGAAAAGAGACACCACCTTCTCGCACACATTGTCATTGGGATCCAAATCAGCAAATTGAACAGGAGGCAACGGGTTGTGCATGCGGTCTGTAAACAGGATAGTAATACTGCACCCAGGAAGTTGCCCCACCTTCTGAACAATTGCAGCTTTCTTCTGATTATAAAACTGAACCGATTTGGGCAATTCGGTCAGCGTAGAAGAGTCAACAGATACCAAAGCATGCAATTCTGTTGATCCAATAAGGAGGCCTGTACGGACGGGCCGCATATTAAGCCTTACAACATAAGGTGCAGCTTGAGTAAAAACTGTTTCCAGTACATCTTTTTCAAAAACCTGAAGAAACAATAAACCATCCTGAAATTTTCAACAAATACTGCAAAAAAAAAGGGGTGCAACATTGACATGGACACGTACAAGAGTGGTGTCAGTGGCGGGATCGGGATCCATGGTACTGTGTTAACCAAGACCTGTAATCAAACCGGAAGAATTCAGAACGCGTCTAAAATTCTGCAGAACATGACTATGTGTAGCAACATAGAAAGCCCAGCTGTAGGTCATCAGTGTGACTGTTCAAAGCGTGTTGTTTGAAACAATATCAAAAGCAGACAATTGCAACTAGCTAAAACAGAGCAGGGCAGATagtaaaagagggagaagataaaaaggaggaTATTGATTAATATATCATAATTTTACAAAAATAAACCCGTAATGTGGTGTCCATTGGTTCAGCATGCTGCAGTTGATAGAATGATAGTTGGACAACCTCCAATATTACGCAACGTCAGTTTGGGAGCTACTTTACATAAAATAGGTGAAAAGAGAAAGCATTCTTAGGGGGCTATTAACAAAACAAAAAACTTGTTGGCTTATGATGTTACAGCATTTCGGCAGAAACTTGGGGGAAATGCAATATTCCATCTCCCATGCTGGATGCAGATGAAGAGCTATTATGTTTGAAATCCTGAAGCAGATTACCAACTGATAGACTTATCAACAGTAACACGGTCGCAATTTCAGGTATTTAAACAGCctacaaaggatgggaacggcccaAATAGATTCCTAATCTGAAACAGCAGTCTATCCCTCATGGAACATTCACCCACCAAACAGTTGACAGGCCAGTCACCCGTTTTATAACATATCAAACTAAAAAACAACAGTCAAAGATTGCCAGAACACATCCAAAACTGCACGGTCACATCTGGAGAAGACATTAGGACCAGACAATCCTAGCAACATAGTGTGATATGCATCCAGGATATCCTTGTCCATCCATTTAATCTCAACAAGCAAACATGTATTCTACGATATGCAAGAAAACATATGTAACGCATTCCTACCATAAGCAAGCAATCAGACGGCACAACTGTTGGAAGAGATTTTGTACTGCTCAGTACACATCTGCGTGAAAAAGAAAAACTAGGTAACGATCCCCAACGAGGGAGGATTTATTTTAAGCACACGCAAGGACAAGGAAGTAATCACCAAAAACAACCCCAAGAGGCTGGACGCTGCGTACCACTGAACACTCTGTGGAGGAGATGCCGGCCAGATAGACGGAATGCTGAGGTGGGAGGAGGAAGCTGCAGGCACAGGAGGGCGGCCGAGATGCGGAACAGGCCGTCGGAGACGGGGCGCTGCGGGTTGGGCGGAGGGAGATCCGGTGAAGGAGGAGACGCGCGATTCCGCCGGAAATGTGCTCGGGGACGACGGCCTCCGGTGCAGAGCGGCCCGCCGGATGCGCCTGTAGCTCCGGTTCGCCGGCGGGAGCGGCGAGCCTCTGTTCCGGCCGGGGGCGACGGCGGAAGCGGAAGATTCTGTTCCGGGCTTGCGGCCTGGGGCGCCGGCGACAGGAGTGAAACCCTAAAGTCGCCTccgtctctctccctccctccctccctccctcccgcgcACAAAGACGAACCCCTTCGTGCAAATTGGGGAGGAAAGGAGGGGCGTTGCTATCTGCcgctcacctgggccggcccaatgAAGCGATCGCAGCGAGCGACCGGGCGCTCGCCAGCGATTTCTTTTTTTCGCTTTAACTTTGAAATAAATGTTCGGGTAATTTTAGGGAGTTATGACATTTTTCCTTAGTTTTGTTATGACATTTTAATTGTTATTGATGTCTTGTGCAACCACATAAAATACTAGAAGTGGTACATTTGAGATTGCATCGCGCAAATAACAGAGGTGGTGATATAAACTCAAGCTGCTTTACTTGGTTGATGGATTCAACTTTTTGTAGCAAATTATTCAGGTCTCTGCTATCATTCATCGATATGGTTTGTAGATAGTGTCAACTTTCTTCCATGTCACAAGAACATAGCTTACAAAAGTGTctcacattatgggacggaggtagtacttcacTGTTTAGACATGACTCATTTACATTCATCATGCAACacaaagatgggacaactcaagcaACACAAAGACTGGAGTGGACGTCAGACAGCCAACCAACATGAACACATTATCAATTACCACGAGCAGTAGCAGGACTAAAAAGCACACTGCCTCCTATCCAGCTTGTAGAAATCCATACCACGAGCAGTAGCAGGACTAAAAAGCACACTGCATCCTATCCAGCTTGTAGAAATCCAATGTACTAGGTTCAGGTATATCAGCAGGGAGCACACATGGCTCGGGCAACGGCCACCTGTCATGAGTAAAAAGAAAGTATACAAATAAGTGAAAAGATTTTAAGAAGAATAACCGATGTATACTAGATAGTATAAAACAAATGTAAGAAAGAATACTTGTTGACACCACCCTCGGCATTTCCATGGGACGAACATGTACCAGCCAACAGCCATCTGTTGTTGAGTAACCACATTTCAGAAACCATACAAGTTACTGAACATACATTTATCTGAAAGAATGTACGGTATTGTATGGTATCATGATGAGTAAGAAAGAATACCTCTTTTCGTCACCCTCAACAATAGTATCATCTGACCTAGTCCTACAAGTACACACAATTTCTTTTTACTAAAACGTCTTACATCTGTTTACAGAGGAGTAGATATTTTGCCAGAAAAATACCAAGtgtaaacaagaagacataccatcCTTTATTTAAGTTCAACAAGAGGCGGTGAATAACATCCCTCGGCAGGAACGGAGTTTCTTCCTCATGGTAAAAGTTCATACCAAGAAAATTCCCACCAGTGTCAATAAGTGGGCCCCCAATCCCAGCCTAGCAAAACAAAAGCAACATCATACAAGGCTTATGTTACAATTCCGTTgctaataaattttcaccgtcttgaAGATACTGGATAAGTCCAAACGAGATACCTTGGTGATTTTACACGTGGAGACGCATAGTTCTTTGCAATCGAGCTTGCTTCGTTTGCCAATCAACAACTTGCCCTTTGCAGCCATTATACTGTGATAAGTAAAAAGACGCCCCACAGCTATTACACTTTTACATGAGGTAACTAGATGCCTGCTAATTTTTATTTCACGAGGACCCCAGTACCCCATGATGTCAACAAGAGCAACGTTGTAATGTAAATTATAACGGTTCAGTATCCCTACGACTCGAAATTGGTTTGGAAGGCAAACTTCAATCTGCAATAATAAGGTCATGTTAACCAGTATCCTAAATGGAAAGGAAAAAAGACAAAAAATAGCAGTAACAACCCTCAGGTTATCATCAATCCTGTTTGCATCACCAGAAACTCTAACCAAACTTGCTGAAGTCAGAATTGTTGCAGAGCATGCATTGCACTTTATAAATACACCAGTGCA
Above is a window of Triticum dicoccoides isolate Atlit2015 ecotype Zavitan chromosome 5B, WEW_v2.0, whole genome shotgun sequence DNA encoding:
- the LOC119306087 gene encoding uncharacterized protein LOC119306087 is translated as MDPDPATDTTLVFEKDVLETVFTQAAPYVVRLNMRPVRTGLLIGSTELHALVSVDSSTLTELPKSVQFYNQKKAAIVQKVGQLPGCSITILFTDRMHNPLPPVQFADLDPNDNVCEKVVSLFPYMDGISMFDGHVVLNNCTSMGRGGGTIQPGSADLFAFTCTNTVLFHIPRNDDEAKLVAEHLQKIAGAAVFNLKGEVVGILSSYARGYDVKLAKKSSYFKKHFDKLGDKQVKWLMGQGKFSKSEILRKANI